The window GATTATTCATTCCGAAAACCGCAACCTGCAACGGGCAAAAGAGACGATGGAACGAATCTACAGATTCTATGACGTAGGGAATAGCCCGTTGCTTCGCGAGAACTATCCGTTTGTCGCGGATTATAAGGCCGGTTATCTGGCCGGGGAAGACAAGACACCGCAAAAGAAGGCTGCATACCTGTGGCCTTTCTCCGGAACCTTTTCAGCGCTTAATGCTCTGATGAAAGCCAGTGAAAAGGAATATCTGCCGGTGTGTAAAGAACGCTATCTTCCCGGTCTGAAGATGTATTATGATTCAAAACGTACTCCCGCCTGTTATCAGTCTTATCTCGCTGAGGCTGGATTTTCGGATCGTTTCTATGATGATAATGTGTGGCTGGGTATTGATTTTGCGGAGTTGTATCATTCTACTCACGATAAGATTTATTTGAAACAAGCGCAGGTGATCTGGCGTTTTATTGAAAGTGGAACTGATGATAAGCTGGGTGGAGGCGTTTATTGGTGCGAGCAAAAAAAACAATCCAAAAACACCTGTTCCAATGCACCCGGTGCGGTGCTGGCATTAAAACTTTACCGGATTACGCATAATAAAAAGTATTTCACGGAAGGTAAATCGCTGTATGAATGGACGAAAAGCAATCTACAGGATCCGACCGACCAGCTTTACTTTGACAATAAATCATTGGATGGGAAAATCGGAAAGGCCAAGTTTGCCTACAATAGCGGGCAAATGTTGCAGGCAGCCGTTTTGCTGTACAAGATCACCAAAGATAAAAGCTATCTCGAAGAGGCAAAGTCGGTTGCGAAAGCTTCCATCAACTATTTTGCCGAACCGTTTCAGGGAAAAGACGGGAAAGAACATCGTCTTTTCATTGACCGGAATGCCTGGTTTGTCGCGGTTATGTTGCGTGGCTTTGTCGAATTGTACAGCGTAGATCGTAATCCGGAATACCTGAATGTGTATCAGGATAACCTGGACTATGCCTGGGATAATGCACGCGACGCGGACGGACTTTTTTACGGCGACTGGAGTCTGAAGCGAACTGAAAAAGAAAAGTGGCTGCTTACACAGGCTGCCATGGTGGAGATGTATGGC of the Parabacteroides sp. FAFU027 genome contains:
- a CDS encoding glycoside hydrolase family 76 protein; this translates as MNRKALLRGLCLILLIGISPGIIHSENRNLQRAKETMERIYRFYDVGNSPLLRENYPFVADYKAGYLAGEDKTPQKKAAYLWPFSGTFSALNALMKASEKEYLPVCKERYLPGLKMYYDSKRTPACYQSYLAEAGFSDRFYDDNVWLGIDFAELYHSTHDKIYLKQAQVIWRFIESGTDDKLGGGVYWCEQKKQSKNTCSNAPGAVLALKLYRITHNKKYFTEGKSLYEWTKSNLQDPTDQLYFDNKSLDGKIGKAKFAYNSGQMLQAAVLLYKITKDKSYLEEAKSVAKASINYFAEPFQGKDGKEHRLFIDRNAWFVAVMLRGFVELYSVDRNPEYLNVYQDNLDYAWDNARDADGLFYGDWSLKRTEKEKWLLTQAAMVEMYGSLAGIKL